In a single window of the Gadus chalcogrammus isolate NIFS_2021 chromosome 20, NIFS_Gcha_1.0, whole genome shotgun sequence genome:
- the chmp2ba gene encoding charged multivesicular body protein 2Ba: MASLFKKKTADDLIKEQTKELRGTQRQITRDRTALEKQEKQMEAEIKKMAKSGNREACKILAKQLVQLRKQKNRTYAVSSKVTSMSTQAKVMNSQMKMAGAMATTAKTMQAVNKKMDPQKTLKTMQDFQKENMKMGMTEEMINDTLDEIFDASGDEEESQDIVNQVLDEIGIEISGKMVRAPAAGRSLPEAASSKQDTISDEEIERQLRALGVD, encoded by the exons ATGGCCTCGCTTTTCAAGAAGAAGACAGCTGACG acctcatcaaagagcagACGAAGGAGCTGCGTGGTACTCAGAGGCAAATCACCAGAGACAGAACAGCGCTGGAGAAACAAGAGAAGCAAATG GAAGCGGAGATCAAGAAAATGGCCAAGAGTGGAAACCGCGAGGCGTGCAAGATCCTGGCCAAGCAGCTGGTCCAGCTAAGGAAGCAGAAGAACCGGACGTACGCCGTCAGCTCCAAGGTGACCTCCATGTCAACGCAGGCCAAGGTCATGAACTCCCAAATGAAGATGGCAGGCGCTATGGCCACCACCGCAAAG ACGATGCAGGCTGTGAATAAGAAGATGGATCCACAGAAGACCCTGAAGACCATGCAGGACTTCCAGAAAGAAAACATGAAGATGGGCATGACCGAGGAAATga TCAACGACACGTTGGACGAGATCTTCGATGCCTCCGGCGACGAAGAAGAATCTCAGGACATTGTCAACCAGGTGCTGGATGAGATCGGCATCGAGATCTCAGGAAAG ATGGTAAGAGCCCCAGCAGCAGGGAGGAGCCTACCAGAAGCCGCCTCCTCTAAACAGGACACGATCTCAGACGAGGAGATCGAGAGACAGCTCCGAGCCCTGGGAGtcgactaa
- the pou1f1 gene encoding pituitary-specific positive transcription factor 1 — MACQAFTSDSFTTLATGDSSLPLLMHHASAGDCLPPPSHGHNMMSTVPSGLSLVQSSKHSHMHLATSALGNALSNGPPALHYPVTPCHYGNQQATYGMMAGSLAPCLYKFPEHGGLSSGSCTLNHGFPSLPPALLSDELHVLGDVKACADLQRRTGSRPPEEHPIVDSPQIRELERFANDFKLRRIKLGYTQTNVGEALAAVHGSEFSQTTICRFENLQLSFKNACKLKAILAKWLVEAEQAGALYNEKMGMNERKRKRRTTISMGAKEALERSFMEKSKPSSQEILRMAEGLHLEKEVVRVWFCNRRQREKRVKTSLHLSCYLSKESQGCR, encoded by the exons ATGGCCTGTCAGGCGTTCACCAGCGACTCCTTCACCACGCTGGCCACCGGAGACTCTTCCCTGCCTCTCCTCATGCACCACGCCTCGGCTGGTGACTGCCTACCGCCCCCCTCGCACGGACACAACATGATGTCCACAG taccCTCTGGCCTGTCCCTGGTGCAGTCCTCCAAGCACTCCCACATGCACCTCGCCACCTCCGCCCTCGGCAACGCTCTTAGCAACGGACCCCCTGCCCTGCACTACCCCGTAACCCCGTGTCACTATGGCAACCAGCAGGCCACCTACGGCATGATGGCAG gtTCCCTAGCTCCTTGCTTGTATAAGTTCCCAGAACATGGAGGTCTGAGCAGCGGCTCTTGCACCTTGAACCACGGTTTCCCCTCCCTGCCGCCAGCCTTGCTCTCAGACGAGCTTCACGTCCTGGGGGACGTGAAGGCCTGTGCAGACCTCCAAAGAAGAACCGGTTCCAGACCCCCTGAAGAACACCCCATTGTGGACTCGCCCCAGATCAGAGAGCTGGAGAGGTTTGCCAATGACTTCAAGCTGCGCAGGATCAAACTGG GATACACCCAGACCAACGTGGGTGAGGCTCTGGCAGCTGTGCACGGCTCCGAGTTCAGTCAGACCACCATCTGTCGCTTCGAGAACCTCCAGCTCAGCTTCAAGAACGCCTGCAAGCTGAAGGCCATTCTGGCTAAATGGCTGGTGGAGGCCGAACAGGCTGGTG CCCTATATAATGAGAAGATGGGCATGAATGAACGCAAGAGGAAGCGCAGAACCACTATCAG TATGGGAGCAAAAGAGGCCTTGGAGCGCAGCTTCATGGAGAAGAGCAAGCCCTCGTCACAGGAGATCCTGCGCATGGCTGAGGGACTGCACCTGGAGAAGGAGGTCGTCCGCGTGTGGTTCTGTAACCGCCGGCAACGGGAGAAGCGAGTGAAGACGAGCCTCCACCTAAGCTGCTACCTGTCTAAAGAGAGCCAAGGCTGTAGGTAG
- the vgll3 gene encoding transcription cofactor vestigial-like protein 3: MSCLDVMYHQSFGAHYLPSSQVAAAAYKAACYGHHQRKPSAYSKVHECLEQQMHQQQQQFPQSRVAGMLPREQGLRRASLTPGSRCSDSSGASSGASGGGAPEDCVMTKDGSGSQPAEAEYLRARCVLFTYFQGSIGDVVDEHFSRALSQSGSFSRDTKPALRVTQQQQLSSPPPGALWKDSASLAEGPIMNMWSGGGGYPSQAGPCPPPASSISVHPDFSCAAVSPLPFHPADGALWPGHALAQAGLPDPHSPWSYGLSAGQSGAAGGGGYPQIHDLYPHHPASVHGHHHPHTHAHHGHHRFPHGHVLHSFPSHSPAAAALDPRFSHLLLPGGVRQRASSAEGHGSPPPLSEGVKSETDPSVSIPVAAAPTLPASWSPASLHGSLEVYDSGLDQEKAKASAWF, encoded by the exons ATGAGTTGTCTTGATGTGATGTACCACCAAAGTTTTGGCGCGCACTACCTTCCATCCTCACAAGTGGCTGCAGCGGCTTACAAAGCGGCGTGTTATGGCCATCACCag AGGAAGCCTAGTGCATACAGTAAGGTGCATGAGTGTTTGGAGCAGCAGATGcatcagcagcaacagcagttcCCACAGAGCCGAGTCGCAGGGATGCTGCCCAGGGAGCAGGGCCTCCGGCGGGCATCGCTCACTCCGGGGTCTCGGTGTAGCGACAGCAGCGGTGCTAGCAGCGGTGCTAGTGGCGGTGGCGCCCCGGAGGATTGCGTCATGACCAAGGACGGCAGCGGCAGCCAGCCGGCGGAGGCGGAGTACCTGAGGGCCCGCTGTGTCCTCTTCACCTACTTCCAGGGCAGCATCGGCGATGTGGTGGACGAACACTTTTCCCGcgctctcagccaatcagggtcTTTCTCCAGGGACACCAAGCCGGCACTCAGGGTcactcagcagcagcagttgtCCTCGCCTCCGCCCGGCGCGCTATGGAAAG ACAGTGCGTCTCTCGCCGAGGGCCCCATCATGAACATGTGGAGCGGCGGGGGGGGCTACCCGTCCCAGGCCggcccgtgccccccccccgcctcctccatctCCGTCCACCCAGACTTCTCCTGCGCCGCCGTCAGCCCCCTGCCCTTCCACCCCGCCGACGGCGCCCTGTGGCCCGGCCACGCGCTGGCCCAGGCCGGCCTGCCggacccccactccccctggTCCTACGGCCTCAGCGCGGGCCAGAGCGGAgccgccggcggcggcggctaccCGCAGATCCACGACCTCTACCCCCATCACCCGGCCTCCGTGCACGGGCACCAccacccgcacacgcacgcccaccACGGTCACCACCGGTTCCCGCACGGCCACGTGCTCCACTCGTTCCCGTCCCACAGCCCCGCGGCGGCAGCACTGGACCCCCGGTTCAGCCATCTCCTGCTGCCGGGGGGGGTCCGACAGAGGGCGTCCAGCGCCGAGGGCCACGGTTCTCCTCCGCCTCTCAGCGAGGGGGTCAAGTCGGAAACCGACCCAAGTGTTAGCATCCCTGTGGCAGCCGCCCCCACCCTGCCGGCCTCCTGGtcccccgcctccctccacGGTTCTTTGGAGGTCTATGACTCTG